A region of Candidatus Eisenbacteria bacterium DNA encodes the following proteins:
- a CDS encoding UDP-N-acetyl glucosamine 2-epimerase: VGVRERGYALVTLHRPSNVDQEEDLRRIVEVLAETARRLPVVFPVHPRTRACLADRGMLAGLEAGSAIHIRPPEGYIDFLRMMMGARIVLTDSGGIQEETTVLGIPCLTMRQNTERPITISAGTNRLVGSDPRRVLDAVDQALAEPPAHPRIPDLWDGRAAGRIVEILERIYA; this comes from the coding sequence GTCGGCGTCAGGGAGCGTGGATACGCCCTCGTCACCCTCCACCGCCCCTCGAACGTCGATCAGGAGGAGGATCTGCGGCGGATCGTGGAAGTCCTTGCCGAAACGGCGCGCCGCCTTCCGGTCGTCTTTCCGGTGCACCCGAGGACCCGGGCCTGCCTGGCCGACCGAGGCATGCTCGCCGGCCTCGAGGCGGGCTCCGCCATTCACATCCGCCCTCCGGAGGGCTACATCGACTTCCTTCGCATGATGATGGGGGCGCGGATCGTCCTGACCGACTCGGGGGGAATCCAGGAGGAGACGACCGTCCTGGGGATTCCTTGCCTGACGATGAGGCAGAACACCGAGCGGCCGATCACGATCAGCGCCGGGACCAATCGCCTCGTCGGTTCCGATCCCCGCCGCGTCCTCGACGCCGTCGATCAGGCGCTGGCGGAGCCGCCTGCCCATCCCAGAATCCCCGATCTGTGGGACGGCCGCGCGGCGGGCCGGATCGTCGAGATCCTCGAGAGGATCTACGCCTGA
- a CDS encoding glycosyltransferase family 4 protein produces the protein MGRSLRVGMLLDRTFPPDPRVSNEARSLAGAGYEVHILCLRHGREQPEIEDWRGITLHRLLMPRWFYRKASALSLDLPAYRWALRGALDSLMKRSGIEILHLHDLPMVAEGLRAGRKAGVPVVADLHENWPAALATYGYARRFPGRILISPSRWAEHERRALPHAERVIVVVEEARDRLIGMGIRSDRIEVVQNTVDEDEFDGFGIDPRIVERFAGRFVVSYLGGFERHRGIETAVRAMPALLRAVPDALLLLVGTGSTESQLRAEAERLGVARSVAFEGWQPFERFPSYISASAACLIPHLRNDHTDTTIPHKLFHYMLLGRPVLVSDCRPLRRIVEECRAGIVVPSGDPAALAEAAARLADPSARAALGEAGREAVRRKYNWSLDGGRLVALYRELERRR, from the coding sequence ATGGGACGATCCCTCCGGGTCGGGATGCTCCTCGACCGGACCTTCCCGCCCGATCCCCGTGTGTCGAACGAGGCGAGATCCCTGGCCGGGGCGGGATACGAGGTCCACATCCTCTGCCTGCGCCACGGCCGCGAGCAGCCGGAGATCGAGGACTGGCGGGGAATCACGCTCCACCGGCTCCTGATGCCCCGCTGGTTCTACAGGAAGGCCTCGGCGCTAAGCCTCGACCTTCCCGCCTACAGGTGGGCTCTGCGCGGCGCCCTCGATTCCCTGATGAAGCGCTCCGGAATCGAGATCCTCCATCTCCACGATCTCCCCATGGTCGCGGAGGGCCTCCGCGCCGGCCGGAAGGCGGGCGTGCCGGTGGTGGCCGATCTCCACGAGAACTGGCCCGCCGCCCTGGCGACCTACGGGTACGCCCGGCGCTTCCCCGGCCGAATCCTGATCTCCCCCTCGCGCTGGGCGGAACATGAGCGGCGGGCTCTCCCCCACGCCGAGCGCGTCATCGTCGTCGTCGAGGAGGCGCGCGATAGGCTCATCGGGATGGGGATTCGATCCGACAGGATCGAGGTGGTTCAGAACACGGTCGACGAGGATGAGTTCGACGGTTTCGGGATCGACCCCCGGATCGTGGAGCGCTTCGCGGGCCGCTTCGTCGTCTCCTATCTGGGAGGCTTCGAGCGTCACAGGGGGATCGAGACGGCGGTGCGGGCGATGCCGGCCCTGTTGCGCGCCGTTCCGGACGCCCTGCTCCTCCTCGTGGGGACGGGCTCGACCGAGAGCCAACTGCGCGCCGAGGCCGAGCGTCTCGGCGTCGCGCGGAGCGTGGCCTTCGAGGGATGGCAGCCCTTCGAGCGCTTCCCCAGCTACATCTCCGCCTCGGCCGCCTGCCTGATTCCGCACCTGAGGAACGACCACACCGACACGACCATCCCGCACAAGCTCTTCCACTACATGCTGCTCGGCAGGCCGGTGCTGGTCTCCGACTGCAGACCCCTCAGGAGGATCGTCGAGGAGTGCCGGGCCGGAATCGTCGTTCCCTCCGGGGATCCGGCGGCGCTGGCGGAGGCCGCGGCGCGCCTCGCCGACCCGTCAGCCCGGGCGGCCCTGGGAGAGGCCGGACGGGAAGCGGTGCGGCGGAAGTACAACTGGAGCCTCGACGGGGGACGCCTTGTTGCGCTCTACCGAGAGCTCGAACGGCGGCGCTGA